One window of the Camelina sativa cultivar DH55 chromosome 1, Cs, whole genome shotgun sequence genome contains the following:
- the LOC104786021 gene encoding protein RBL-like, protein MNAPIIDPLQGDFPEVIEEYLEHGVIKCVAFNHRGSLLAAGCADGGCVIFDFETRGIAKEIRDIDCSAAITSVSWSKYGHRLLVSAADKSLTLWDVSTGEKIARTILQQTPLQARLNPGLTSPSLCLACPLSSAPMIVDFDIDCTTLLPVAVPEMPDVLAPPQRSKCPESNPPFSPAAACFNKCGDLVYIGNSKGEILVIDYKSVRVLALVPVSGAAPVKNIVFSRNGQYLLTNSHDRTIRIYENLLPAKNVLKSLEDLGKNIDGIDDGVEKLKTVGSKCLTLFREFQDSVTKMHWKAPCFSGDGEWVVGGSACKGEHKIYIWDRAGHLVKILEGPKEALIDLAWHPVHPIIVSVSLAGLVYIWAKDYTENWSAFAPDFKELEENEEYVEREDEFDLIPETEKVKVLDVNEDEEVDIETVEKDAFSDSDTSVEELRYLPAEPIPDTNDQQDNLVESIKLVEGQISASPASEEAVQNGHGADHVLSPQGEELGDTRGKRKRKPSEKAMELQAEKAKPSKGSGRTVRAKSRAGIDQEIDDSVNDADDDDDDASYY, encoded by the exons ATGAACGCTCCGATCATAG ATCCATTGCAAGGAGATTTCCCGGAGGTGATTGAAGAATATTTGGAACATGGCGTCATTAAATGTGTTGCCTTTAATCACCGCGGCTCTCTTCTCGCTG cCGGATGTGCGGATGGGGGATGTGTAATCTTTGATTTCGAAACTAGAGGCATTGCAAAGGAGATTCGTGATATTGACTGCTCTGCTGCTATCACAAGTGTCTCCTGGTCAAAGTATGGTCACCGCTTGCTTGTTTCAGCTGCAGACAAGTCATTAACTCTTTGGGATGTCTCAACTGGTGAGAAGATTGCTCGTACCATTCTTCAGCAGACTCCGTTGCAGGCTCGCTTAAACCCTGGCTtgacttctccttctctctgtcTTGCCTGCCCTCTCTCATCTGCTCCTATGATTGTTGACTTTGATATTGATTGCACCACTTTGCTTCCGGTTGCTGTCCCTGAGATGCCTGATGTGTTAGCTCCTCCGCAACGCAGTAAATGTCCTGAATCGAATCCTCCTTTCTCTCCAGCTGCAGCGTGCTTTAACAAGTGTGGGGATCTTGTTTATATTGGGAATTCCAAAGGAGAGATACTTGTCATTGATTACAAGAGTGTTCGTGTTCTTGCTTTGGTTCCTGTGTCTGGTGCGGCACCAGTGAAGAACATAGTGTTTAGCAGGAATGGGCAGTATCTTCTCACGAATTCTCACGATCGTACTATTAGGATTTATGAAAATCTTCTCCCCGCAAAGAATGTGCTTAAATCGCTTGAGGATTTGGGAAAGAACATTGATGGGATTGATGATGGTGTTGAGAAACTGAAGACTGTTGGATCAAAATGTTTAACACTCTTCAGGGAATTTCAAGACTCTGTTACAAAAATGCATTGGAAAGCACCTTGTTTCAGTGGTGATGGTGAGTGGGTAGTTGGGGGTTCTGCGTGCAAAGGGGAACATAAGATCTACATATGGGATCGAGCGGGGCATCTTGTTAAAATATTAGAAGGTCCAAAAGAAGCGCTGATTGATCTAGCTTGGCATCCTGTTCATCCCATAATCGTCTCTGTTTCCTTGGCTGGTCTAGTATATATTTGGGCAAAAGATTACACTGAGAACTGGAGTGCGTTTGCTCCTGATTTCAAGGAGCTTGAGGAGAATGAAGAGTATGTGGAACGCGAAGATGAATTTGATTTGATACCTGAAACAGAAAAG GTGAAAGTATTAGATgttaatgaagatgaagaagttgacATAGAGACAGTGGAAAAGGATGCTTTCAGCGATTCAGATACGTCAGTGGAGGAACTTCGCTACCTTCCAGCTGAACCGATCCCAGATACAAATGACCAGCAAGACAATTTGGTTGAAAGCATTAAGTTAGTTGAAGGTCAGATATCTGCATCTCCTGCTTCTGAAGAGGCTGTTCAGAATGGACATGGGGCAGACCATGTATTAAGTCCACAAGGAG AAGAATTGGGTGATACACgaggaaagagaaaaaggaaaccaTCAGAGAAAGCCATGGAGCTGCAGGCAGAGAAGGCAAAACCATCGAAAGGGTCAGGCAGAACAGTAAGAGCAAAATCCAGAGCAGGCATTGATCAAGAAATTGATGACAGTGTAAATGAtgcggatgatgatgatgatgatgcatctTATTACTGA